One Dioscorea cayenensis subsp. rotundata cultivar TDr96_F1 chromosome 19, TDr96_F1_v2_PseudoChromosome.rev07_lg8_w22 25.fasta, whole genome shotgun sequence genomic window, TGGAGTGCAGAGAAACTCTCCAGCTTGAGTAAAGCCCTCAATCCATTAACATTCCAAGATAAGACTTTCATAGACTTTTTATCACTGCTGAGAGGTGGAGGCCTCATTGTTTTAGGATTATATGCAACCCATCCCTTCTGTGGTTTCTTGTGAGCAAACACAGTCCATGGTTCACTGGAGTTCACAGAAGGATCAACTTGATCCACAACTAAAGCATTGCCTTGTATCTTTGAAGAAGCCCTTTTGATTACACGTGATCGCTTGGTGTCTAGAAGCAGGACAGATGaatgtattatttgcttcgatgttaaaaaaaaaaacttctattGGTTGTTTCGGAGCAGCTGTTTCATGCTTACCTAGAACTTCTTTTGTTTCAATAGATGATTCTTGCTTGGTGACAACACTTTTGGCACCACCTTTAACTCTGGTGCTCTCAGCGAGCTCTAATTTTGTACTTCTTTTCTTCGTTTGTTGAGGAACTTCAGAAACAGCAACAGAATTTTCCGCATCATCCTCAGAAGTTGTTGAAGCCTTCGCCTTTCTTTTTGCTGATGAAATATCAGGTTGAGACATCTTGAAGGCTGAGGATAGGCTTTCTGATACTGGAATAGATGTTTTATCTGTGTCTGCAATATCATTTTCTGCATCATCACTACCACAAAAAGTACATACTGCTTGAATCAATTCAAACAAACAACAGAAATTGCTACCATTTTCCTTCTTCGTCGAGTAAGTCATCAGTGCTGATACAAGATCTTTTTTCCTGCCTTTGCTGGGGATTCCTACCCTCCTTGATTGTTGGAGTACACGGAAATAACATTGATGACAATTAGCCTTATCAAAAGCAATGTGTTATGGCTAACAAAGTTCTATACTCTTTACCTTGTTAGTTTCCGGAGCTCTTCTACTGTCATAGATTCAAGCCTACTTGGGTCATTCCTGATAAACTCAATGCCTACAGGGTTTTCCATTGCTTCTTCCTGAAAGTCAAAACACTCAATAATAATATTCACAAATACTGTAAAcaatacaaccaaaaaaaaaagaatctttGAAGTATAAGTCTAAAACCTTTTCCATAATCTTCTCAGTCTGACCAGAGCAATCAATAGAACTCCTAACTTTTCTGCCTCTTTGGAAGCTGAAGGTTGTGGAAGATGAGCAAAATCTTGAATGGTGGATTCCGATCCCTCCCAATTTCACACAAACCGACTCTCTAACAGCTAATTTTATACAAGGCACTGCACTGTCTGAAAAAAGAAATGCTTGAATCCAAAAACCAAGGATAGCATGAGATGCGAGTCTGTTTGCATTGACGcggactaaaaagtaaaaacataacacacacacacgcacccAGTTCTTTTGCTTTTTACTCATGATAGtttctgtttttaatcaaacataaggaaacattttccttttttttttttcttttctattcctCCATtttccctcaatccaaacacaacctCGCAATCAAACCACGCAAACAAACCAAGCATTTAAACCCAATAATCAACTGCGAAAACTTTATGCCAACACAAACCACAAAATTTCTCCCAGGCGACAGCACATAGCACGCAaaaacaaggtttttttttctcccaaaaCCTCGCAATCAGACCACGCACACAATAACACAACCAAAGACGAAAACTTTATCTCAAAAAAACAACCAATGCGTCACAACCAACACGAATCACGCAAGAACAAGACTTTTCTCCCAAGGAACTCGAATCAAATCCCAAAATAATCATGAAAATATAGCAATAGCCATTGAATCACGAGGAGAAAGTGAGAGAAGACCTATCCCTAAAAAAGAGCGGAGCTGTCCATAGATTATCTCGCAGATAGTGTGACAAAGGCAAGAGAGACGTACGCTGAGAAGAGAATGGTGGCTTGTGCTGCGAGCGGCATCCCCCAGTGAAGCTCAGTACAGagacagagacagagagagagagagagagagagagaggaagaaagagatatatatatatatatataatgataaattttgaatttcattatcatttatgCGATTATTATATAAtgaccaaatttttttattttatgttattttgcatcatttcttaaaaaatctctcaataaaataatagtgagatttcatcatcttcaCAATAGATTAAAATCCACGctataataattcaaataaaatacattaatttttcccaaaaaaaaacaaaatcaattttatagatttctttgatttttaaattaaaaataaatcaaaaccaatTAACATCAGCTGTTCAAAATCTCACTTCACATAAAATAGCATAAAAAATTCTGTATGGTTGGACGAGGAATTTCCGATTAtgaacatttattaaaaaaaaatcaaaacaaaaatcataaagtatttattactaatatttAAATGTGGTAATTAAATGTGCATTACCACATTTGtccttgatttcaaaattttaaataacaataatgacAAATCAAGCAGCTTACCATATGAAACGAATCCGAGGTAAGCTCACCGCCATACATCACTTGACCGTTTCCCAGTCTCGGTGAGGAAATGAGGAATCCCTCTTTGCTGGTACTGGTTCGAAGCTCCGCTTCACCGGCGGTGATCCGATCCCAGACCGCCATCAGAGCGAAAGGGGGAGAAGAACTCCCCTTATTATAGCTTTGCTCTTcaacctcttcttctttttctctcgtCTTCTTCCCCGCTTCTCTTCTCCCTTTCATGTCTTCCGATCGCCTCCACTCCCCCTTCTTTCACTTTGGGTTTCGAAGCCTAGCTCCCACTATACGGCTTCGTTTCTGCTGCTCTGATCCTAGGCAATATCCTTGTCTTGCTTTTGGTTCTTCCTGGGTTTTGGTTTCTTCGGCTTTGAGGCTTGGCGGACGAGATGGGTGATCAGACGGTATTGTTTCGGTTTAAAACTCTAGGTTTCGCTTCTCTGGTTTGAGGATTTTTAGTTAGGGTTTAGATTTCGGGTGGATGCGAGTTGATGTGTTAGATTGatgttagggtttttgattcttatggttttttttttatttttttttcttttttggttgtaGGAGTGGTGAATGACTTAGTTTGgtttggtatttaaaaaataataataaaaataaaaatcatgtacGAACTTGATAAAAAGGTGGTAACTTTTGACGGCTGTTTTAATACGGATGCATTTGTGTTATTTCTGTGTTCAATGAAAGCTTGACGATATGTGTTGCCTTCGTATTGATGATTTTTGGACTTTATTGGAGATGAGTATTTTTTTAGCTATATGGCATTACATGGGGTTAGCTCATGTTGTATCGAAAATTAAATGCTTCCATTCCTTTCACGTTAAATGATGGGAAGAAATATTTGTGGAAGTAATTACATGGTAAACTC contains:
- the LOC120250067 gene encoding DNA-(apurinic or apyrimidinic site) endonuclease, chloroplastic isoform X1; its protein translation is MPLAAQATILFSAAVPCIKLAVRESVCVKLGGIGIHHSRFCSSSTTFSFQRGRKVRSSIDCSGQTEKIMEKEEAMENPVGIEFIRNDPSRLESMTVEELRKLTRRVGIPSKGRKKDLVSALMTYSTKKENDTDKTSIPVSESLSSAFKMSQPDISSAKRKAKASTTSEDDAENSVAVSEVPQQTKKRSTKLELAESTRVKGGAKSVVTKQESSIETKEVLDTKRSRVIKRASSKIQGNALVVDQVDPSVNSSEPWTVFAHKKPQKGWVAYNPKTMRPPPLSSDKKSMKVLSWNVNGLRALLKLESFSALQLAQREDFDVLCLQETKIQEKDVEEIRKSLFEGYDNSFWTCSVSKLGYSGTAIISRIKPISVKYGLGMPDHDSEGRLVTVEFDKYYLINGYVPNSGEGLRRLAYRVNEWDTTLSNYLKDLEKSKPVILTGDLNCAHEEIDIYNPAGNRRSAGFTDEERKSFGDNFLARGLVDTFRKQNPNVVGYTYWGYRHGGRKTNRGWRLDYFLVSESIADNVHDSFILPDIMGSDHCPIGLVLKL
- the LOC120250067 gene encoding DNA-(apurinic or apyrimidinic site) endonuclease, chloroplastic isoform X2, with amino-acid sequence MEKEEAMENPVGIEFIRNDPSRLESMTVEELRKLTRRVGIPSKGRKKDLVSALMTYSTKKENDTDKTSIPVSESLSSAFKMSQPDISSAKRKAKASTTSEDDAENSVAVSEVPQQTKKRSTKLELAESTRVKGGAKSVVTKQESSIETKEVLDTKRSRVIKRASSKIQGNALVVDQVDPSVNSSEPWTVFAHKKPQKGWVAYNPKTMRPPPLSSDKKSMKVLSWNVNGLRALLKLESFSALQLAQREDFDVLCLQETKIQEKDVEEIRKSLFEGYDNSFWTCSVSKLGYSGTAIISRIKPISVKYGLGMPDHDSEGRLVTVEFDKYYLINGYVPNSGEGLRRLAYRVNEWDTTLSNYLKDLEKSKPVILTGDLNCAHEEIDIYNPAGNRRSAGFTDEERKSFGDNFLARGLVDTFRKQNPNVVGYTYWGYRHGGRKTNRGWRLDYFLVSESIADNVHDSFILPDIMGSDHCPIGLVLKL